The DNA sequence GGTTTCTATTATAGTAGGTGTTTCAAAAATCTTAAAATATACTTTCAGATTTTTAATGTCATATACTATACTCCACTTAGTGCTGTAACCTTGTGCAACAGATTTTAGAATATCAAATGAATAAGCAATATCATCACTAACTTTATTACTTGAATAATTCTCAATCATCTTGGAAGCTGTGCAAAAGTTATATAATGACCTATCATAAGTGGTGTTTGCTTTTGTGACAAAAGATGTTATCGATTCCTCATAAGTGCTATTAGCCAACGCTGCCAAGGAAAGCTGCTCTCCAGCTTTTACTACCATTGTGCCGTTCAAAAATTCTATTACTGCAACGTTTCCTAGTCTATCGCAAATGAGAAAATGAAATAACGATATTTTATCAACAATTCTTAAAAACTTATCACTATTAATTACATCTTCAATTGTAGCGCAATTATCGAGTTGATATTGTATCCATTGACAAGCTTGTATTGATTGACGATTATCCTTTGCTGGATACTTTGTTTTTGGTAATGACATATGTTCGACAACCAAACCGACTTCATTCATTCCTCCATATGGAAGGTCTCTCCCTACTTGATTAAATGTTATACTTCCATATTTTGAAATCCACTTAATTGGATTTTCAACTGAATCAACCAAAGCTACTTTTTCAATATTTCTTTGATTAGTAATTAATAGTCCAGTGCCGATATGCCAATCAAGGTTTCTGCCAAATAGAAGACTTCTATCATTTTTTAAAACGAATGTCGTACAAGGATAAACCCAAGAATAATTGAACAGAAGTAGAATACATATAAGAATTAAAAGTAAATTATTTTTCTTTTTCAATTTTAAACTCCGATTTTAT is a window from the Ignavibacteriota bacterium genome containing:
- a CDS encoding linear amide C-N hydrolase, coding for MKKKNNLLLILICILLLFNYSWVYPCTTFVLKNDRSLLFGRNLDWHIGTGLLITNQRNIEKVALVDSVENPIKWISKYGSITFNQVGRDLPYGGMNEVGLVVEHMSLPKTKYPAKDNRQSIQACQWIQYQLDNCATIEDVINSDKFLRIVDKISLFHFLICDRLGNVAVIEFLNGTMVVKAGEQLSLAALANSTYEESITSFVTKANTTYDRSLYNFCTASKMIENYSSNKVSDDIAYSFDILKSVAQGYSTKWSIVYDIKNLKVYFKIFETPTIIET